One Pseudodesulfovibrio cashew DNA window includes the following coding sequences:
- a CDS encoding HPr family phosphocarrier protein: MTVDTQTPGSFPEDIESRQVVVANDHGLHARPAGKLAQQAQAFEAEILLVYGEQSVDAKSILDVLTLAAGPGEVIEIRASGDDAAEAADALETLFRNKFDE, from the coding sequence ATGACGGTTGATACGCAGACCCCGGGTTCCTTCCCGGAAGACATCGAATCCCGGCAGGTGGTGGTGGCCAATGATCACGGGCTGCATGCCCGTCCCGCCGGCAAGCTGGCCCAGCAGGCCCAGGCCTTCGAGGCCGAGATCCTGCTGGTATACGGCGAGCAGTCCGTGGACGCCAAGTCCATCCTGGACGTGCTGACCCTGGCAGCGGGCCCCGGCGAGGTGATCGAGATCCGCGCCAGCGGCGACGACGCCGCCGAGGCGGCCGACGCCCTGGAAACCCTCTTCCGGAACAAGTTCGACGAGTAG
- the ptsP gene encoding phosphoenolpyruvate--protein phosphotransferase, giving the protein MADKILTGIPVATGIAIGKAFFVNRNHRARLPRQTVTLDLVSNEVHLLQDAFHSVEAELSATREHVPAELKDYRLLIDTHILMLKDPKLAGAAEEYIKSLGLNAAWALEKAVSDQEAAFRAINDPYIRERMQDVRVVADKVLAKIIGEETDLGAMEGRAIIMAHDLTPADTVELQVNKIMGFATVCGGKTSHTGIMARSLAIPALVGVNKLEDNVHDGDLVVLDGLSGKIVVNPTETELAEYNERAAYFEEYTRKIKRHCHLPAETIDGSRVQVLANIELVEEVASVLDNGGEGVGLYRTEYAYLNRTDLPGEEELAEKYIDLASIMSPKKVVFRTLDLGADKFISSYGELGETNPAMGLRAIRFCLKNPQLFKTQLRAILRASAHGKVSLMFPMISGVKEVRQAKAWLAQAKAELRREGVEYDPDMPVGIMIELPAAVMIAEYLAYEVDFFSIGTNDLIQYSIGVDRTNHHVSYLYQPLHPATLRTIKLVVDAAHQAGIEVSLCGEVASDPFCVPILLGMGIDSLSLTPQAIPGIKRIIRQTNMHDCRKLLKEVLECRTVGRINDLVMDNIFKHFPDEVTFFSSLLENDEAPS; this is encoded by the coding sequence ATGGCGGACAAGATCCTCACCGGCATCCCGGTGGCCACCGGCATAGCCATCGGAAAGGCGTTTTTCGTCAACCGGAACCACCGCGCGCGGCTGCCCAGGCAGACCGTGACCCTGGACCTCGTTTCAAACGAGGTGCACCTGTTGCAGGACGCCTTCCACTCCGTGGAGGCCGAACTGTCCGCCACCCGCGAGCATGTGCCGGCCGAGCTCAAGGACTACCGGCTGCTCATCGATACCCACATCCTGATGCTCAAGGATCCCAAGCTGGCCGGAGCAGCCGAGGAGTACATCAAGTCCCTCGGGCTGAACGCGGCCTGGGCTCTGGAAAAGGCCGTATCCGACCAGGAGGCCGCCTTCCGCGCCATCAACGACCCCTACATCCGGGAGCGGATGCAGGACGTGCGCGTGGTGGCGGACAAGGTCCTGGCCAAGATTATCGGCGAGGAGACCGACCTCGGGGCCATGGAAGGGCGGGCCATCATCATGGCCCACGACCTGACCCCGGCGGACACCGTGGAACTCCAGGTGAACAAGATCATGGGCTTTGCCACGGTCTGCGGCGGCAAGACCTCGCACACCGGCATCATGGCCCGTTCTCTGGCCATCCCGGCCCTGGTGGGTGTGAACAAGCTGGAGGACAACGTTCACGACGGCGACCTGGTGGTGCTGGACGGGCTGTCCGGCAAGATCGTGGTCAACCCCACCGAGACGGAGCTGGCCGAGTACAATGAGCGCGCCGCGTATTTCGAGGAGTACACGCGCAAGATCAAGCGTCATTGCCATCTGCCCGCCGAGACCATCGACGGCTCGCGAGTCCAGGTCCTGGCCAACATCGAGTTGGTGGAGGAGGTCGCCTCGGTCCTGGACAACGGCGGCGAAGGCGTGGGGCTGTATCGCACGGAGTACGCCTACCTCAACCGCACGGACCTGCCCGGCGAAGAGGAGCTGGCCGAGAAGTATATCGACCTGGCCTCGATCATGTCGCCGAAAAAGGTGGTCTTCCGTACCCTGGATTTGGGCGCGGACAAGTTCATTTCCTCCTATGGCGAGCTGGGCGAGACCAACCCCGCCATGGGGCTTCGGGCCATCCGCTTCTGCCTGAAGAACCCGCAGCTGTTCAAGACCCAGCTCCGGGCCATCCTGCGCGCCTCGGCTCACGGCAAGGTGTCGCTCATGTTTCCCATGATCTCGGGGGTCAAGGAGGTGCGCCAGGCCAAGGCGTGGCTGGCCCAGGCCAAGGCCGAGCTGCGACGCGAGGGCGTGGAGTACGACCCGGATATGCCCGTGGGCATCATGATCGAGCTTCCCGCCGCGGTGATGATCGCCGAATACCTGGCCTACGAGGTGGATTTCTTTTCCATCGGCACCAATGATCTGATCCAGTACTCCATCGGCGTGGACCGGACCAACCACCACGTGTCCTATCTGTACCAGCCGTTGCACCCCGCCACGCTGCGGACCATCAAGCTGGTGGTTGACGCGGCCCACCAGGCGGGCATAGAAGTGTCGCTCTGCGGCGAAGTGGCGTCCGACCCGTTCTGCGTGCCCATCCTGTTGGGCATGGGTATCGACTCCCTGTCGCTGACGCCCCAGGCTATCCCCGGCATCAAGCGCATCATCCGGCAGACCAACATGCACGACTGCCGCAAGCTGCTCAAGGAAGTCCTGGAGTGCCGCACGGTCGGACGCATCAATGATCTGGTGATGGACAATATTTTCAAGCACTTTCCGGACGAGGTGACCTTTTTCTCCTCGCTCCTGGAAAACGACGAAGCGCCTTCCTAG
- the smpB gene encoding SsrA-binding protein SmpB, which yields MAKKKKKKVSPDTIAVNKQARRLYEILETFEAGISLLGSEVKSLRGGQVSFKDGYVSFRDGSAFLIGVHIAPYEQTGPFDQHEPERPRRLLLHKREIDLLQAKSEQKGLTVVPMKLYFARGKVKVQIGLGRGKNVHSKKQDLKDRDIARDTARQLASYK from the coding sequence ATGGCGAAGAAGAAAAAAAAGAAGGTGTCCCCGGACACCATTGCGGTCAATAAACAGGCGCGTCGTCTGTACGAAATCCTGGAAACCTTCGAGGCGGGCATCTCCCTGCTGGGCAGCGAGGTCAAGTCCCTGCGCGGCGGGCAGGTCTCGTTCAAGGACGGCTATGTGTCGTTTCGCGACGGCTCGGCCTTCCTGATCGGCGTGCATATCGCGCCCTACGAGCAGACCGGCCCCTTTGACCAGCACGAGCCCGAGCGGCCCCGCCGCCTGCTCCTGCACAAGCGCGAGATCGACCTGCTCCAGGCCAAGTCCGAGCAGAAGGGGCTGACCGTGGTTCCCATGAAGCTCTATTTCGCCCGGGGCAAGGTCAAGGTCCAGATAGGCCTGGGCCGGGGCAAGAACGTCCACTCCAAGAAGCAGGACCTCAAGGACCGCGACATCGCCCGCGACACCGCCCGCCAACTGGCCTCGTACAAGTAA